A single Muntiacus reevesi chromosome 9, mMunRee1.1, whole genome shotgun sequence DNA region contains:
- the LOC136175673 gene encoding olfactory receptor 8K1-like, translating into MDPLEEHNHTARRKGTEFVLTGITDSPELQAPLFGIFLAIYLVTVAGNLGMIILTHLDSKLHTPMYFFLRHLSITDLGYSTVIGPKMMVNFVVHKNTISYNWCATQLAFFEIFIIAELFVLSAMACDRYVAICKPLLYVVIMAQKVGWGLVLPPYLYSIFVSLFLTIKLFKLPFCGSNVISYFYCDSVPLISLLCSDTHELELIILIFSGCNLLCSLLIVLVSYMFILVAILRMNSIKGRYRAFSTCSSHLTAVVMFYGTLLFMYLQPKSSHTFAVDKMASVFYTLVIPMLNPLIYGLRNKEVKDALRRTFTNQCKIPN; encoded by the coding sequence ATGGACCCCTTGGAGGAACACAATCATACTGCCAGGCGCAAGGGGACTGAGTTTGTTCTCACGGGGATCACAGACAGTCCTGAGCTGCAGGCGCCTCTctttgggatcttcctggccatCTACCTGGTCACAGTGGCAGGCAATCTGGGCATGATTATCCTGACGCATTTGGACTCCAAGCTCCACACTCCTATGTACTTTTTCCTTAGACATTTGTCAATTACTGATCTTGGTTACTCCACTGTTATTGGCCCAAAAATGATGGTCAACTTTGTGGTGCACAAAAATACGATTTCCTACAACTGGTGTGCCACCCAACTGgcattctttgagatttttattaTCGCTGAACTCTTCGTTCTATCAGCAATGGCCTGTGACCGCTATGTAGCCATCTGCAAACCTCTTCTCTACGTGGTCATCATGGCACAGAAAGTGGGTTGGGGGCTGGTGCTTCCTCCCTACCTCTATAGCATCTTCGTGTCACTATTTCTCACCATTAAGTTGTTTAAATTGCCCTTCTGTGGCTCTAATGTCATCAGTTATTTTTACTGTGACTCTGTCCCTCTAATATCTCTGCTCTGTTCTGACACACATGAGTTAGAATTGATCATCTTGATCTTTTCAGGCTGCAATTTGCTCTGTTCCCTCTTGATTGTTCTTGTGTCCTACATGTTCATTCTCGTGGCCATTCTCAGAATGAACTCAATTAAGGGGAGGTACAGAGCCTTCTCTACCTGCAGTTCCCATCTGACAGCGGTGGTCATGTTCTATGGAACGTTACTGTTTATGTACCTGCAGCCCAAGTCCAGCCACACTTTTGCTGTTGATAAAATGGCCTCTGTGTTTTACACTCTGGTGATCCCCATGCTCAATCCGTTGATCTATGGCCTAAGGAACAAAGAAGTAAAAGATGCTCTGAGGAGAACTTTTACTAATCAATGCAAAATTCCCAACTAA